A region from the Alnus glutinosa chromosome 5, dhAlnGlut1.1, whole genome shotgun sequence genome encodes:
- the LOC133868635 gene encoding peroxidase 27-like has protein sequence MATSKLFSFLFLQLIMFVLVVLHPANGQGLKVGFYANTCPEAEAIVKKVIVQTMSKAPTLAAPLLRMHFHDCFVRGCEGSVLLNSSTNQAEKNAVPNQTLRGFQIIDKIKSALEKACPDVVSCADILAIVARDVVATPKGPFWEVETGRRDGRVSNITEALQNLIPPTANISTLKSDFQRKGLSVKDLVVLSGGHTIGIGHCGGFSNRLYNFTGKGDTDPTLDPNYITKLKMKCKAGDQTTFVEMDPGSFKTFDDGYYTLVAKRRGLFQSDAALLDDAETKAYVKLQATTRGSTFFSDFGVSMVNMGRIGVLTGKDGEIRKQCSRVN, from the exons ATGGCTACCTCAAAGCTTTTCTCGTTTTTGTTTCTCCAGTTGATCATGTTTGTTCTTGTTGTCCTTCATCCGGCAAATGGGCAGGGGCTGAAAGTAGGGTTTTATGCAAATACATGTCCAGAAGCCGAGGCCATAGTTAAGAAGGTTATAGTTCAAACGATGTCAAAAGCGCCCACACTAGCTGCCCCTTTGTTGAGGATGCATTTTCATGATTGTTTCGTTAGG GGTTGTGAGGGCTCAGTGCTGTTGAATTCTTCAACTAATCAAGCTGAAAAAAATGCAGTTCCAAATCAAACCCTTCGGGGATTTCAAATTATCGATAAAATAAAGTCTGCACTAGAAAAGGCATGTCCTGATGTGGTTTCATGCGCCGACATCTTAGCTATAGTAGCTAGGGACGTGGTTGCTAcg CCAAAGGGACCATTCTGGGAAGTCGAAACAGGGCGAAGAGATGGAAGGGTTTCAAACATAACAGAGGCCTTACAAAATCTAATTCCACCAACTGCTAACATTAGCACATTGAAAAGTGATTTTCAACGAAAGGGTCTAAGCGTAAAGGACCTGGTAGTCCTATCAG GTGGACACACAATTGGTATTGGTCACTGCGGCGGTTTCAGTAATCGTCTTTACAACTTCACGGGAAAGGGTGATACAGACCCCACATTGGATCCAAACTATATtacaaaattgaagatgaaatGCAAGGCGGGTGATCAAACAACATTCGTAGAAATGGATCCAGGAAGCTTCAAGACATTCGATGATGGCTACTACACTCTTGTGGCAAAGAGAAGGGGTCTGTTCCAATCAGATGCAGCTCTCCTTGACGATGCCGAGACAAAAGCATACGTGAAACTCCAAGCCACTACTCGAGGATCTACTTTCTTTTCTGACTTTGGGGTATCAATGGTGAACATGGGTCGGATTGGAGTTCTCACCGGCAAGGATGGTGAAATCAGGAAACAATGCAGCAGGGTTAACTAA